The Euphorbia lathyris chromosome 8, ddEupLath1.1, whole genome shotgun sequence genome has a window encoding:
- the LOC136202009 gene encoding protein CHLOROPLAST IMPORT APPARATUS 2 isoform X2: MSSPCLRHSYGFDLDIVKSPSTTTTSTRTSNTSSSLSESSNSPRALSTRKPRTPRKRPNQTYNEAAALLSTAYPNIFSSKNLSHPCKFTKPHHLLDESSSELLWPFRGFDENSGFLLHQQVQTLESEKPSFSNEVKVSNFMNSSDKGDSNSVGNSSELGRYEEDFDAESILDEEIQEGIDSIMGNLSVSNENSDELTNKGFQFNGRFQGFGNGISMRKGVRAFRQGDEANWWCFPIVDMLQISPRLSNKVPDFDSKPKPKLKLKPVAKPNSGDKKKTKVEKPAAASAEIKNLENSVPESSAAGLMLKLNYDSVLNAWSDRGSPFSDESSGSESANDVSARLAQIDLLLFTENGGVREASVLRYKEKRRTRLFSKKIRYEVRKVNADQRPRMKICEKATLKCK, encoded by the exons ATGTCTTCTCCTTGTTTAAGACATTCATATGGGTTCGATTTAGATATAGTAAAATCCCCATCTACTACTACTACTTCTACTAGAACTTCAAACACTTCTTCTTCTCTATCTGAATCTAGTAATTCCCCAAGAGCTCTCTCCACTAGAAAACCTCGGACTCCTCGAAAACGCCCAAATCAGACGTACAATGAAGCTGCTGCTCTTCTCTCTACTGCTTATCCCAACATtttctcctccaaaaatcttTCCCATCCTTGCAAATTCACTAAACCTCATCACCTTCTCGATGAATCCTCGTCGGAATTACTCTGGCCTTTCCGGGGTTTCGATGAAAATTCCGGCTTTCTACTCCACCAGCAAGTCCAAACACTCGAATCTGAGAAACCCAGTTTCTCAAATGAGGTAAAAGTTTCTAATTTTATGAATTCCTCTGACAAGGGGGATTCTAATTCCGTTGGGAATTCGTCGGAATTGGGTCGGTATGAGGAGGATTTTGATGCGGAATCGATTTTGGATGAGGAAATTCAAGAGGGGATTGATAGTATAATGGGGAATTTAAGTGTCAGCAATGAGAATTCCGATGAATTGACGAATAAAGGGTTCCAATTTAATGGGAGATTCCAAGGATTTGGGAATGGAATTAGTATGAGAAAAGGAGTGAGAGCATTCCGGCAAGGAGATGAAGCGAATTGGTGGTGTTTTCCGATTGTTGATATGCTTCAAATATCTCCGAGATTAAGCAATAAAGTTCCCGATTTTGATTCTAAACCGAAGCCTAAGCTAAAGCTAAAGCCGGTGGCCAAGCCCAATTCCGGCGACAAAAAGAAAACCAAGGTGGAGAAACCGGCCGCGGCATCTGCAGAAATTAAGAATTTGGAGAATTCGGTACCGGAATCGAGTGCCGCCGGATTGATGCTGAAATTAAACTACGACAGCGTTTTGAACGCTTGGTCGGACCGCGGGTCGCCGTTCTCCGATGAATCTTCAGGATCCGAATCCGCGAATGATGTCTCC GCTAGGTTGGCGCAGATAGACTTATTATTGTTCACAGAAAATGGAGGTGTACGAGAAGCTAGCGTGTTACGCTACAAAGAAAAGAGACGTACTCGCCTATTCTCCAAGAAGATCAGATATGAAGTTCGTAAAGTCAATGCTGATCAACGGCCCAGAATGAAG ATTTGTGAGAAGGCCACACTCAAGTGCAAGTAG
- the LOC136202009 gene encoding protein CHLOROPLAST IMPORT APPARATUS 2 isoform X1 — MSSPCLRHSYGFDLDIVKSPSTTTTSTRTSNTSSSLSESSNSPRALSTRKPRTPRKRPNQTYNEAAALLSTAYPNIFSSKNLSHPCKFTKPHHLLDESSSELLWPFRGFDENSGFLLHQQVQTLESEKPSFSNEVKVSNFMNSSDKGDSNSVGNSSELGRYEEDFDAESILDEEIQEGIDSIMGNLSVSNENSDELTNKGFQFNGRFQGFGNGISMRKGVRAFRQGDEANWWCFPIVDMLQISPRLSNKVPDFDSKPKPKLKLKPVAKPNSGDKKKTKVEKPAAASAEIKNLENSVPESSAAGLMLKLNYDSVLNAWSDRGSPFSDESSGSESANDVSARLAQIDLLLFTENGGVREASVLRYKEKRRTRLFSKKIRYEVRKVNADQRPRMKGRFVRRPHSSASSHRREEE; from the exons ATGTCTTCTCCTTGTTTAAGACATTCATATGGGTTCGATTTAGATATAGTAAAATCCCCATCTACTACTACTACTTCTACTAGAACTTCAAACACTTCTTCTTCTCTATCTGAATCTAGTAATTCCCCAAGAGCTCTCTCCACTAGAAAACCTCGGACTCCTCGAAAACGCCCAAATCAGACGTACAATGAAGCTGCTGCTCTTCTCTCTACTGCTTATCCCAACATtttctcctccaaaaatcttTCCCATCCTTGCAAATTCACTAAACCTCATCACCTTCTCGATGAATCCTCGTCGGAATTACTCTGGCCTTTCCGGGGTTTCGATGAAAATTCCGGCTTTCTACTCCACCAGCAAGTCCAAACACTCGAATCTGAGAAACCCAGTTTCTCAAATGAGGTAAAAGTTTCTAATTTTATGAATTCCTCTGACAAGGGGGATTCTAATTCCGTTGGGAATTCGTCGGAATTGGGTCGGTATGAGGAGGATTTTGATGCGGAATCGATTTTGGATGAGGAAATTCAAGAGGGGATTGATAGTATAATGGGGAATTTAAGTGTCAGCAATGAGAATTCCGATGAATTGACGAATAAAGGGTTCCAATTTAATGGGAGATTCCAAGGATTTGGGAATGGAATTAGTATGAGAAAAGGAGTGAGAGCATTCCGGCAAGGAGATGAAGCGAATTGGTGGTGTTTTCCGATTGTTGATATGCTTCAAATATCTCCGAGATTAAGCAATAAAGTTCCCGATTTTGATTCTAAACCGAAGCCTAAGCTAAAGCTAAAGCCGGTGGCCAAGCCCAATTCCGGCGACAAAAAGAAAACCAAGGTGGAGAAACCGGCCGCGGCATCTGCAGAAATTAAGAATTTGGAGAATTCGGTACCGGAATCGAGTGCCGCCGGATTGATGCTGAAATTAAACTACGACAGCGTTTTGAACGCTTGGTCGGACCGCGGGTCGCCGTTCTCCGATGAATCTTCAGGATCCGAATCCGCGAATGATGTCTCC GCTAGGTTGGCGCAGATAGACTTATTATTGTTCACAGAAAATGGAGGTGTACGAGAAGCTAGCGTGTTACGCTACAAAGAAAAGAGACGTACTCGCCTATTCTCCAAGAAGATCAGATATGAAGTTCGTAAAGTCAATGCTGATCAACGGCCCAGAATGAAG GGTAGATTTGTGAGAAGGCCACACTCAAGTGCAAGTAGTcatagaagagaagaagaataa